GCCTGTAACAGTGACAATGTGAATAATCAGAATGAAGAATCCACAGATACTTCTGTTCCGGCTGCAGGAGCTGCCTCTCTGAGCAGAAGCTGTCTTTCTGAGGAGATAAGACAGGAAGCTTTACAGAACAGTCCGGAACTGAGACAGAGATTTGCCGAACTGGAAGCCAATACCCAAAAATTCTCCGATGAAATACAACTGGGAAAAGTTCTTACAGACGGTACTGTTGAAATTCCTGTAGTGGTAAATGTTTTATACAGCAATGCTGCCGAAAATATTTCTGACGCAAGAATTGCAGAACAAATTGAAGTATTGAATGCTGATTACAGCGGCACCAATACAGACATCACAAAAGTTCCTTCAGAATTCCAGCCTGTAAAAGCCGGAGATGTAAAAGTAAAATTCAGACTGGCCAATACCGTAAGAAAGTCCACAACCACTACAAGCTGGGTAAAAGACACCATGAAAAAATCAGCTAACGGCGGAATAGATGCTACCAGCCCGGCCAATTATCTTAATATATGGATAGTGGGTAAAGTAGTAAGCAGTGACGGAAGAACCATTCTTGGATA
This genomic interval from Chryseobacterium arthrosphaerae contains the following:
- a CDS encoding zinc metalloprotease yields the protein MKKILFGTLMLGLMTACNSDNVNNQNEESTDTSVPAAGAASLSRSCLSEEIRQEALQNSPELRQRFAELEANTQKFSDEIQLGKVLTDGTVEIPVVVNVLYSNAAENISDARIAEQIEVLNADYSGTNTDITKVPSEFQPVKAGDVKVKFRLANTVRKSTTTTSWVKDTMKKSANGGIDATSPANYLNIWIVGKVVSSDGRTILGYATFPESAGLWNDGVVIPAPYFGKTGAAANFNLGRTATHEVGHYLNLRHIWGDAKCGDDLVADTPTQTSENYDTPTYPLYNRCNGKNRSVMFMNYMDYVNDAAMFMFTAGQKTRMQSVVASNGARSGLREY